The DNA region catggcaTCTTTGATAGCAGAACAAATTTCAAATCTCGATACATTCAAAGACCGACTAAAAGATATCACAAAAACTTTTAGGACGTGTCAgctaaaaattataaaaaagcaaattagCGACGGGTAGTGGTGGGTAACGATTCGTCCATGAGGATCACTAACCTGCCGGGAagtatgttgctgttgttgctgccacCATTTGCATAACTTTTTGGCATTTCTTGTAGATACTCAGTGGCCCAATGCTTCCAAAAACGCTGAACCAAAAGCTGCCACTTCTGAAGATCGTCTAGCGTGCAGAATTTCAGCTGGGTGTAGTCCGGTTCAGGCACGGCGAACATCGATGTGCCAATAAGGAAGTGTGCCGGTGTGAGTGCAGCTAGCTCGTTAGGATCGTCGGACAAAGGCAACAGCGGACGGGAATTCATCGCTGCTTCGATTTGGTGGAGCACAGTGCAGTAGCCTTCGTACGACAGCCGCGTATTGCTCAGGTGACGATAGAGGTGTCGCTTCGCCGTCTTTACTGCTGCTTCCCATAATCCGCCGAAGTGTGGAGCCTTTGGTGGGTTGAAATGCCAAGTGATTCTCCGGTCAGCGCATCTGGTAGCCAcggtgttgcggtgttgttCGTCGTTGAACAGCTCAAAAAGCTCCTTCAGTTCACGTTCTGCGCCTTCGAAGTTTTTCCCATTATCAGAATGGATGTGGGCTGGCAATCCGCGTCGTGATGTGAATCGGCGTAGCGCTGCTAAGAATCCCGCCGTTGTGAGGTCTCCTACGAGTTACAAATGCACAGCTTTCGTAGCGAAACACACGAAAACGCACAGATAGCTCTTAGTAGCTGCTGCCTTCCGGTGCGCTGGCTTTAAATAGAATGGACCGGCGTAGTCCACTCCGGTTACAGAAAACGGTCGGCTCGGTGTGATGCGGGATGGTGGAAGCTGGCCAACCGGCTGCCGTGCGAGTGCGGGATCTTGCCGAACACAGCGGAAGCAGTTCCTTGAGATGGTTTTCACCAAGCGACGTCCGTCCAGTGGCCAATACAGCTCTCTAATGCGAGATAGCAATAGCCTTCCACTAGTATGTTTCAGCTCTTCGTGGTAATCTTCCGCAAGCAGACGGGTGAATTTGTGGTTCTTCGGTAGAACAGCTGGATGCTTGGACTGATACGGTAGTTGCGACAAGTTCAATCGTCCTCCCACCCGTATTACTTCCTCTGTATCCAGGAATGGGGTAAGTTTTCGTAAAGGTGATTGTTTCATCAATGCTTCTCCCTTTTTTAGCTGCTTGATTTCCGCGGAAAATGCATCATGCTGGGCTATTATGCAAAGCACAGTTTTTGCAGCATCCACGTACTCGGGCGTGATCGTCTTAGATGCATTGGTGTGCGGTATCGGTCGCTGGGATCGCGCCTTCTGCTTGGTGTTGCGCACAAACCGTATGCAGTATGCAATGATGCGCACCATTCTGGTGAAGGATGAATGCCAAACCATGGATGAGTTGGTGTACAAACTAAAGCGGCACTCACCTGGCGTGTTTCTAGGTCCGCCTCATCGCTTGGTTCTGGATCTGAGCTGGGCCAATGGGACGAAGGTTGCACAAGCCAATCTGGACCGTTATTCCAAAGCTGATTCTGCGTGAAGTGTGCTGCCGACATGCCTCGGGAAACCAAGTCAGCAGGATTGGATGTGCCAGGAACGTGCCTCCATTGCCTTGGATGAGAGTAGTGTTGCACCTCAGCTACTCGATTTGCCACGAACGTCTTCCAGGAGTTGGGAGGTGACGCAATCCATTTTAGCGTCAATGTTGAGTCGGACCAGAAAAACGATTCGGCGCACACGATCTGCATTGCCTCCTTGACGCGATGATGCAGATGGGCGCCCAGGACAGTTGCGCTTAGTTCAAACCTCGGCAACGTGACGCGCTTCAGTGGTGCCACTCGAGACTTCGGAGCTAATAGGCTGATGCGGACTTCTCCCGCCGCGTTTTCACAACGAGCGTAGACACATGCTCCGTAGGCGGCCTCCGAAGCATCGGTAAATGTGTGAAATTCTACTGTTGCATCTGGTAAGAGAGCGTAACGGTTAGTCCTGTACTCGGATAACGTTTTCCAGTCGCTCTGAATCGCCTTCCATTTTTTACAGATGTGATTAGGAACAGGTTCATCCCAGCCGGATTTGAGTAGCCATAGCTCCTGCATCAGCATCTTAGTACGCACGATCATCGGTGCTATCAATCCGAGCGGATCGTACATTTTGGCAATGCTCGACAAAATAGATCGCTTGGTGGACGTGGCTTCATCAGCCTCAGTGTTGGATTCAAAACACAGCTCATCCGATTCAGGCTTCCACGAGATGCCGAGTGCTTTGATCGTCTCGTTGGGTAATGAGGGATGAGTATGTGCCGATATACTCGGTGCTTAAGCCGGAGAGCACGCTCAGATTGTTTGAGGTCCACTTGCGCAACTCAAACCCACCTTTGGCAAGTAGCGCTGATAACTCCATACGCAGCTGAACAGCTTCGCGAACGTTATTGGCACCACCAATGAAGTCGTCCACGTAAAAGTTTCGTTTCAGGGCTGCACGTGCAAGCGCATACTCAGTCCCTTCACCATCTGCTAGTTGGATAAGTGTGCGTGTAGCCAGAAACGAGAAAGGTGCTAGTCCGTATGTAACGGTGTTGAGCTCATATACTTGGATCGGAGCTTGTggcgaaaatcgaaaaaatatgCGCACCAATCGACGATCATCAGAATGCAGCAATATTTGTCGGTACATTTTAGCTATATCTCCCACAAGTGCTATTTGGTAGGTGCGGAATCGCAACACAATATCAAGCAGCTCGTCCTGCACGATTGGACCAACACATAGAATGTCATTCAAGGAATAACCGGTGCTTGTTTTTGCAGATCCGTCGAACGCGACCCTTACTTTCGTGGTGGTACTGGAGGCTTTAAATACGGGATGGTACGGTAGGTAGTACGCCCGTTCATCCCCACTATTTTGGTCATGAGCGACATGTGCCCCAGCTCCAAATACTCCTTCATGAAGGCATGATAGTCTTCCTTGAGCTGTGGGTTGCGTTCTAGCCTCCTCTCCAGCAGCTCGAAGCGTCTCAAAGCGGTAGTTTTAGACAGGCCAAGCTTTTCCGTGAAGTCGGTCTGTTTGGGCAATCGTACAATATAGCGACCCGACTCGTCGCGCTGAGTGGTTTCTTTATACAATGTTTCGCATCGCCGCTCATCAGGTGAGTACGAATCATTGACGCTTAACTCTTCCAGCTTCCAAAAGCGTTCGAGAGACTCCTCCAGGGATGCCATGCAGACGATTGTGGACGCGGCGGTGCAATCGGTCGGAGATGCAGGATTCTGAGGAGAGGTGGGACCAATCATGACCCACCCAAACACGCTGTTCAGCATAGTTGGAAGGTTCGGAGCAAGCTCGTGCGATTTTACGTTCGTAAAGAAGGAAGCGTAATGACGGGCACCAAGGATGAGATCAATCGGGGCTGATTTATCGAACTGCGGGTCAGCCAAAACAAATTCCGAAGGAATGTTCCAGCCGCGAGTGGAAACATCATGCGCCGGCAGATCAGCGATCACCTTGTCTACTACCAGAAAATCGACATCCAAGTCAAAATGTTCAACACGTGAAGCAATTTGAGCTCGAATCGACCTCCTCACCGTTCTGGTGGATAGTCCTGCTCCTTTGAGGGTTATGTTAACCGTGCTACCTTTCAAAGCCAACCTCTGAGCAAGGCGATTGCTCATCAAATTGGGCTGTGATGCGCTGTCTAAGAGTGCACGCACAGGATGCAGGATGCCGTGTGCATCGGTTACATTTAGAAGTGCAGTTTGTAATAATATTTGTGAAGgtgattgttttattgcagCTGCGTAGCTGCGTTGTATGCTAGCCGTGTGATCATCAGTGGCGTGTATTGTGTGTGAAGGTTCATCTTGCGCAGCTAGCATTGGAAATGTAGTGGAAGATGTGCTGGGAGTGCTTTCAGTGTGAATCATTGTGTGATGCGCCAAGTTGCAATGACGACACTTGTACTGTGACTAGCAATCGCGGGCACGGTGATTGTCTCGCAGACAATTCAAACACAAGCGGGCATCAAGTACCTTACGGTACCGCTGGGCCGGATTCATGGCATTAAATCGCTGGCATTTTGTTATGGTGTGCGGCATATTGCACAACGGGCATTTATTAACATCGCGGTCAGTGGTAGCAAAACTAGCAGTGCGCGGAAAAATGGAGCGTCTTGGTGGTATCGGTGCTTCTATAGGCGATGGTTCGGGTTTGTTTACTAATAGCGTCTCGAGTACGCGCATACGGCGGTGCAAAAAGGCAATCAACGAATCGTAGCTCGGATTGTCATTGGTCGAAGCAAATTCTTCCCAATCGCGCAATGTGTTAGAGGGCAATTTTGTGCAAAGTAAATGCTCTAAAATACTACTCCAGCCGTCAGTTTTCGCTCCCAAgtgatttaaagtttttttgtgACGCTCGAACTCGTCCACTAGCTGGTGCAGGGTTGTCGCACTTTCCCTCTTCGCTGGTGTGATGCAGAACATCGCTTGTAAGTGGCGTTTTTTCAGAAGATATTCATTCGAATATCGCTCAGCGAGTGTTTTCCAAGCTAATTCATAGCTGGAGGCGCTTATTGTAATGGCGTCGATCACTTGCGCTGCTTTACCTTTTAGGGCTGTGCGTAGATAATGGAATTTTTGTATTGGCGGCAAATCAACATTATCGTGAATCAAACACTCAAAGGTATCCCTAAAGGTCAGCCATTGCATATAATCGCCGTCAAACTCCGGCAGAGCGATGGTGGGCAGTTTTATGCCTTGTAGCGGGTTCCTACCGGCTCCTTGCTGCAACACTTCGCTGCGCGGAATTTCTCTATATTTCGCTTTCAATGCCGATTGAACGCGAATCAAGCGCCGTTCAAAATCCTCCCTAAGGGCGGCATTGTGTGTCATCTCTTCAGCAGCGGTTGCACTGTCCTCCAGCTGCTGTTGAAGGCTCTCCAAATCCTTGCATATTTGGTCAAATTTGGCCGTACGAGTTTCCACCTCGATAGAATCCCTATCGGGCTGGTAGTTTTGAAGAAACTCTTCGTAACGGGCCAAAATGGCAATCAAAATCGTTCGTCTCGACGACATAATAAGCGGTTGAGCTGGTATCTTACTAAAACTGCGATTATCGTGTGCGCGAGTGTAGTGTAAAGTGCAGTGTAACGGTCGGGCAGTGAAAGGCAAAGGTGTTTAACactttatcgaaaaaattgcGAATATTCAGGATATCGGCacaatcctggtcacggcaccaatgtttCGTCACGAATAGTTTTCGGAtaaagtttccttttctttctttggtttttgctgctaATAATTACCGAAGAGAAATCGccaaaaattggaaaaagcCCGCCCAAAATTGGAGGGAGCAGAAACCTCAAAGCTGGAGAGAAACACCCCAGCAAAATTGGAGGTCTAATCCCCAATGCCTGCGCCTAAACGTAtagtccaaaacagccgaagtcatacaaaatcatgaaaatgtcTGCGCCCTTGTGTTCCGGcgtcctcgtgaagtttaccgagccgaaccgaacagtgtgcgtatcaggtagcagcatttgtactgcttacctgccgtatgccgctgtgataccgagcgagacgcagagacaacgcatcaaaaggacatgtgtagccgtgaggaaatttttctgtgtctcttttgccttgtccttgcctttagatcctgatgagtgaaccatgcatacctttcgggtacgttcggggcattagctctgtccctctcatgttaatgggtaagatagaatcgtatgccatcggctctgcattagggcgtgggcaggcccgtggacgcTGTCTGTTCGCACACAATCAGCgcaacaaaacatttttgtagGACAGAACCAGAGGGAGGTGAGATACGCGGATGCGAATCAAAACCAACATCCAACTTCGTTAAATTTAAGTTAGGATTATCAGATTCCATTTGTACTCTTCTAGTCGACACTGGATCGGATATTTGTATtatataaagaaaaaatatataaataaataataaaaatataaataataaaaaaaattgtgaaaaagaCACAGGTATATCAACCTAAAGATAACTGTGACATTCAGGGAATCGGTCAAGGAACAATTATTTCCCATGGTTCCACATAAACAGACATTTTAGTCGAAGTACAACGTATTTTCCAGGAATTTCATATAGTTCCTCAGGACTTTCCCATTCCTTTTGATGGAATTCTAGGTAGGGATTTTTATACTAGCTACCAATGCAGAATAGATTACTATCTATAGATCTGGATTAAACTATGAAGGGGAAGATCTGGAGGTTCCCATGGAGGATACGCTACAGGGTAAAACTTTGATACCCCCTAGATGCGAAATAATCAAAGAAgtaaattttttaaataagcTCAGGAGAGACGAAGTAGTATGCGCATAAGAATTTTAAAAGGATGTTCTAGTTGGAAACTGCATCGCGAATGAAAGTTCACc from Anopheles coluzzii chromosome X, AcolN3, whole genome shotgun sequence includes:
- the LOC120952879 gene encoding uncharacterized protein LOC120952879, whose product is MSSRRTILIAILARYEEFLQNYQPDRDSIEVETRTAKFDQICKDLESLQQQLEDSATAAEEMTHNAALREDFERRLIRVQSALKAKYREIPRSEVLQQGAVDKVIADLPAHDVSTRGWNIPSEFVLADPQFDKSAPIDLILGARHYASFFTNVKSHELAPNLPTMLNSVFGWVMIGPTSPQNPASPTDCTAASTIVCMASLEESLERFWKLEELSVNDSYSPDERRCETLYKETTQRDESGRYIVRLPKQTDFTEKLGLSKTTALRRFELLERRLERNPQLKEDYHAFMKEYLELGHMSLMTKIVGMNGRTTYPDGEGTEYALARAALKRNFYVDDFIGGANNVREAVQLRMELSALLAKAPSISAHTHPSLPNETIKALGISWKPESDELCFESNTEADEATSTKRSILSSIAKMYDPLGLIAPMIVRTKMLMQELWLLKSGWDEPVPNHICKKWKAIQSDWKTLSEYRTNRYALLPDATVEFHTFTDASEAAYGACVYARCENAAGEVRISLLAPKSRVAPLKRVTLPRFELSATVLGAHLHHRVKEAMQIVCAESFFWSDSTLTLKWIASPPNSWKTFVANRVAEVQHYSHPRQWRHVPGTSNPADLVSRGMSAAHFTQNQLWNNGPDWLVQPSSHWPSSDPEPSDEADLETRQKARSQRPIPHTNASKTITPEYVDAAKTVLCIIAQHDAFSAEIKQLKKGEALMKQSPLRKLTPFLDTEEVIRVGGRLNLSQLPYQSKHPAVLPKNHKFTRLLAEDYHEELKHTSGRLLLSRIRELYWPLDGRRLVKTISRNCFRCVRQDPALARQPVGQLPPSRITPSRPFSVTGVDYAGDLTTAGFLAALRRFTSRRGLPAHIHSDNGKNFEGAERELKELFELFNDEQHRNTVATRCADRRITWHFNPPKAPHFGGLWEAAVKTAKRHLYRHLSNTRLSYEGYCTVLHQIEAAMNSRPLLPLSDDPNELAALTPAHFLIGTSMFAVPEPDYTQLKFCTLDDLQKWQLLVQRFWKHWATEYLQEMPKSYANGGSNNSNILPGS